A window from Roseburia sp. 499 encodes these proteins:
- a CDS encoding GGDEF domain-containing protein, translating to MNIIMIERAEVVCAIILFTLLIYSIVYFKRNNSVQFIRMCCYALGHVIFDIITVYTVNSVNVIPATLNKACHLLFIYFAILFSYELFAYTIEQRIAEKQVRIIKRIGQVIVGGYIIVAPFLEIEYVKGNGTNYSAGACIRGGYIIAFTFSIVAVMFLIIGVKKIRSSTQCIMAAMSVIMLGCMTVQIIVPEILFTGAALTFVIMGIFFTLENPARMFMEKAYTDIETGVRNRNCFDEDMECYGKRLQSIGNGRMTVGIIVCDLNGLKSVNDKSGHAAGDKLIRSAAHVLKMQLKNARDVYRTGGDEFVAIYTECSAEMMEKDIEAVRIACEMDNKHRISIAIGYAISSPNTTLAQTYQQADIKMYENKLDMKSKEKEKVLESE from the coding sequence ATGAATATTATTATGATTGAGAGAGCAGAAGTTGTATGTGCTATCATTCTATTTACCTTACTTATATATAGTATAGTGTATTTTAAAAGAAATAATTCAGTACAATTTATCCGAATGTGTTGTTACGCATTGGGACATGTGATTTTTGATATAATTACGGTATATACTGTTAATTCGGTAAATGTAATACCTGCAACTTTAAATAAGGCATGTCATCTTTTGTTTATTTATTTTGCTATCTTGTTTTCATATGAATTGTTTGCATATACAATTGAACAGCGGATAGCAGAAAAGCAAGTGAGGATTATAAAGCGAATTGGTCAGGTAATTGTAGGTGGATACATAATAGTAGCCCCATTTTTAGAAATTGAATATGTGAAGGGAAACGGAACAAATTATAGCGCAGGGGCTTGCATAAGGGGTGGATACATAATTGCGTTTACATTTTCGATAGTAGCTGTAATGTTTTTGATTATCGGTGTTAAAAAGATAAGAAGCAGTACGCAATGTATTATGGCGGCAATGTCCGTTATTATGCTTGGATGCATGACGGTTCAGATTATTGTACCGGAAATACTATTTACTGGGGCTGCCTTAACTTTTGTAATCATGGGTATTTTCTTTACTTTGGAAAATCCGGCCAGAATGTTTATGGAAAAGGCATATACTGATATAGAGACAGGTGTAAGGAACAGAAACTGTTTTGATGAAGATATGGAATGTTATGGGAAGCGTTTGCAGAGCATCGGCAATGGACGAATGACAGTTGGTATTATTGTATGTGATTTAAATGGATTAAAATCTGTGAATGACAAGTCTGGGCATGCAGCGGGCGATAAATTGATACGTTCAGCAGCGCATGTGCTAAAAATGCAATTAAAGAATGCAAGAGATGTTTATCGTACAGGCGGAGATGAGTTTGTTGCAATTTACACGGAGTGTTCTGCGGAAATGATGGAAAAGGATATTGAAGCAGTGCGTATAGCTTGTGAAATGGATAATAAGCATAGAATCAGTATTGCTATTGGATATGCAATATCCAGTCCCAATACCACATTGGCTCAGACCTATCAGCAGGCAGATATCAAAATGTACGAAAATAAGTTAGACATGAAGTCAAAAGAAAAGGAAAAAGTGCTAGAGAGTGAATAG
- a CDS encoding asparaginase — protein MKKKILLIATGGTIASLKAENGLTPLIRAEEILSYIPMVYEFCEPAAIQICNIDSTNMEPKHWKLIVQTIRENYELYDGFVIAHGTDTMAYTAAALSYMIQNSRKPVVLTGAQKSIDLEITDAKTNLLDSFRYASDDKSQGVQMVFGGKVIAGTRAKKIRSKSYNAFESIDYPALATIQESRIMRYIEPVPFQKPVTFYEEMNENIFLMKLIPGISPKGLQFFFEQYDAIIIESFGVGGIPASIADVFYELDEKYPEKVIIMATQVAHEGSDMTVYEVGNKIKKDCRILESYDMTLEAVIAKTMWMLAGNNRGNLKVEEAFYQKINYDMVFEP, from the coding sequence ATGAAAAAGAAAATTTTACTAATTGCTACAGGTGGAACCATTGCGTCTTTAAAAGCGGAAAATGGTCTAACTCCGTTGATTCGGGCCGAAGAGATTTTGTCCTATATTCCAATGGTATATGAATTTTGTGAGCCGGCGGCAATTCAGATTTGTAATATAGATAGTACCAATATGGAGCCAAAACATTGGAAATTGATAGTTCAGACTATAAGGGAAAATTATGAATTATATGATGGATTTGTAATTGCACATGGAACAGACACCATGGCATATACGGCAGCAGCCCTTTCCTACATGATTCAAAATTCCAGAAAGCCGGTGGTATTGACAGGAGCACAAAAGTCCATTGATTTAGAGATTACAGATGCAAAAACAAATCTCTTAGATAGTTTTCGTTATGCCAGTGATGATAAATCACAAGGAGTTCAGATGGTGTTTGGTGGAAAAGTGATTGCCGGTACGAGAGCTAAGAAAATCCGGTCTAAGAGTTATAATGCATTTGAAAGCATTGACTATCCGGCACTTGCCACAATTCAAGAGTCCAGAATTATGCGATATATTGAACCGGTACCTTTTCAGAAACCGGTTACGTTCTATGAAGAAATGAATGAAAATATTTTTTTGATGAAATTAATACCTGGAATTTCGCCGAAAGGCTTGCAGTTCTTTTTTGAACAGTATGATGCTATTATTATAGAGAGTTTTGGTGTAGGGGGAATTCCGGCTTCCATTGCAGATGTATTTTATGAATTGGATGAGAAGTATCCGGAAAAGGTAATTATCATGGCAACTCAAGTAGCCCATGAAGGCAGTGATATGACGGTATATGAGGTAGGAAATAAAATCAAAAAGGACTGTCGTATTCTGGAGTCCTATGATATGACCTTAGAAGCAGTTATTGCCAAAACCATGTGGATGTTGGCAGGCAATAACCGCGGAAATTTAAAGGTAGAAGAGGCTTTTTACCAAAAAATCAATTATGACATGGTATTTGAGCCTTAA
- a CDS encoding cation:proton antiporter has protein sequence MNYDYLLYLAIILLSTKVLGLATSKAHMPQVVGALLAGLILGPACLNLIQGTEFLSQVSEIGVIVLMFMAGLETDTEELKKSGLASFIIALFGVIVPLLGGLGVAYACNVASTDLPTSKLLQYIFIGIILTATSVSITVETLKELGKVSTKAGTAILGAALIDDILGIIALTLVTSLADPSTNIGLVLLKIVGFFVFAIVFGIVYGIFFKKWNAIHLGLKRRYVVISFAFCLIMAFCAEAFFGVADITGAYVAGLVISYSSKREFIYHEFDTVSYMLVAPVFFASIGLKVVLSSMTTDIIIFTILLVIVAILTKIVGCGLGAKFMGYTTQESLQIGVGMISRGEVALIVANKGESLGLISDELYAPIVVTVVITTIITPILLKVVFKDKKKVAN, from the coding sequence ATGAATTATGATTATTTATTGTATCTGGCTATTATTCTGCTAAGTACAAAAGTGTTAGGACTTGCTACCAGCAAGGCTCATATGCCACAAGTCGTAGGTGCTCTACTTGCCGGTTTAATTCTTGGACCTGCCTGCCTCAATTTAATTCAGGGAACTGAATTTTTAAGTCAGGTATCCGAAATTGGTGTTATTGTTCTGATGTTTATGGCTGGTCTGGAAACGGATACAGAGGAATTGAAAAAATCTGGTCTGGCTTCCTTTATCATCGCTTTGTTTGGTGTCATCGTTCCTTTATTGGGAGGCCTTGGAGTTGCCTATGCATGTAATGTTGCGTCCACAGACCTTCCTACCAGTAAACTGTTACAATATATTTTTATTGGTATTATTTTAACCGCAACTTCAGTAAGTATTACAGTTGAAACGTTAAAAGAACTTGGAAAAGTCTCCACGAAAGCTGGTACTGCTATTTTAGGCGCTGCGTTAATCGATGATATTCTTGGTATCATTGCACTTACATTGGTTACCAGCCTTGCTGACCCAAGTACCAATATTGGACTTGTATTACTAAAAATTGTTGGTTTCTTCGTATTTGCAATTGTTTTTGGCATTGTTTATGGAATTTTCTTTAAGAAATGGAACGCTATACATCTGGGATTAAAAAGACGTTATGTCGTAATAAGCTTTGCATTTTGTTTAATTATGGCATTCTGTGCAGAAGCTTTCTTCGGTGTTGCAGATATCACTGGTGCTTATGTGGCCGGACTTGTTATTAGTTACAGTAGTAAACGCGAATTCATCTATCACGAATTCGATACGGTATCCTATATGTTAGTTGCTCCTGTTTTCTTTGCAAGTATTGGTCTTAAAGTAGTACTTAGTTCCATGACTACTGACATTATTATCTTTACGATACTATTAGTTATTGTTGCAATTCTCACAAAAATTGTGGGTTGTGGACTTGGCGCTAAATTTATGGGGTATACCACTCAAGAATCGTTACAAATTGGTGTCGGCATGATTTCCCGTGGTGAAGTTGCATTGATTGTGGCAAATAAAGGTGAATCTTTAGGACTTATCAGCGATGAATTATATGCCCCTATTGTTGTTACTGTCGTAATTACCACAATTATTACACCAATTCTGTTAAAAGTTGTTTTCAAAGACAAAAAGAAAGTTGCAAATTAA